The following coding sequences lie in one Strix aluco isolate bStrAlu1 chromosome 34, bStrAlu1.hap1, whole genome shotgun sequence genomic window:
- the LOC141917132 gene encoding olfactory receptor 14A16-like yields the protein MSKSSSITEFLLLPFADTRELQLLHFWLLLGIYLAALLGNGLIITAIACDHHLHTPMYFFLLNLSLLDLGSISTTLPKAMDNSLWDRRDISHSGCVAQIFFFLFFFGAEFSLLTIMSYDRYVAICKPLHYGTLLGSRACVHMAAAAWGTGFLNSLLHTANTISLPLCKGNAVDQFFCEIPQILKLSCSHSYLREVGFIMVSACLGFGCFVFIVVSYVQIFRAVLRIPSEQGQHKAFSTCLPHLAVVSLFVSTSFCAYLKPPSIFSPSLDLLVSFLYSVVPPAVNPLIYSMRNQEIKETLKKLIQSAVSQHH from the coding sequence atgtccAAGAGCAGCTCCATCACcgagttcctcctcctgccattcgcagacacacgggagctgcagctcttgcacttctggctcttgctgggcatctacctggctgccctcctgggcaacggcctcatcatcaccgccatcgcctgtgaccaccacctgcacacccccatgtacttcttcctcctcaacctctccctcctcgacctgggctccatctccaccactctccccaaagccatggacaattccctctgggacagaAGAGACATCTCCCACTCAGGTTGTGTTgcccaaatctttttctttctgttcttttttggagcagagttttctctcctcaccatcatgtcctacgaccgctacgttgccatctgcaaacccctgcactacgggaccctcctgggcagcagagcttgtgtccacatggcagcagctgcctggggcactgggttcctcaattctctcctgcacacagccaacacaatttcactaccactctgcaagggcaatgctgtggaccagttcttctgtgaaatcccccagatcctcaagctctcctgctcacactcctacctcagggaagttgggtTTATCATGGTTAGTGCCTGTTTaggttttgggtgttttgttttcattgtggtgtcctatgtgcagatcttcagggccgtgctgaggatcccctctgagcagggacagcacaaagccttttccacgtgcctccctcacctggctgtggtctccctgtTTGTCAGCACTTCATTTTGTGCctacctgaagcccccctccatcttctccccatccctggacctgcTGGTGTCATTCCTGTACTCagtggtgcctccagcagtgaaccccctcatctacagcatgaggaatcAGGAGATTAAAGAGACATTGAAGAAGCTGATTCAATCAGCTGTTTCTCAGCACCATTAA